Part of the Chloroflexota bacterium genome is shown below.
ACTTCTCGCTGCAGCGCACGCGGTCTGTGACCTGGGGCGCCTGGTGATTGTGGCTCCCCAGGAACAGCAATCGGGCATGGGCCGCAGTCTTCCCAAATCCACCAGCGGCGCCATGTACACGGAAACCCTGCCCATCGACGGCTGCCCGGTGGCGGCCTATTCCATGCCAGGCTCCCCGGCCCAGACGGTGCTCTACGCCATCACCGATCTGCTGGATGAACCGCCCAGCCTGGTGATCTCGGGGATCAACTACGGTGAGAACCTGGGTACCAGTACCACGGTCAGCGGCACGGTGGGAGCTGCTCTCCAGGCGGGTGAAGCCGGTATCCCGGGATTAGCGGTTTCCCTGGAGACCGACCCAGCCGCTCACCACGATCCCCATTATTCGGCCACCGTTGATTGGACGGCCGCTGCTTATTTTACTCGCCTGCTGGCGCAAAAACTGCTGGCAGAGGCCATGCCCGGCGATGTCGATACACTAAACGTCAACGTGCCCGGCCATGCCACCGTCGAGACACCGTGGCGACTGACCCGGCAATCACGACAGCCCTATTATCAGTCGTTGCCCACCCATCGCACCGATCTCAGTGCGCCCGGGCAACTGAGTTACAAGACGGTGATC
Proteins encoded:
- the surE gene encoding 5'/3'-nucleotidase SurE; the encoded protein is MNTPLILLTNDDGIHSPGLLAAAHAVCDLGRLVIVAPQEQQSGMGRSLPKSTSGAMYTETLPIDGCPVAAYSMPGSPAQTVLYAITDLLDEPPSLVISGINYGENLGTSTTVSGTVGAALQAGEAGIPGLAVSLETDPAAHHDPHYSATVDWTAAAYFTRLLAQKLLAEAMPGDVDTLNVNVPGHATVETPWRLTRQSRQPYYQSLPTHRTDLSAPGQLSYKTVIDWQRLRPETDIHAFAVDHVVSVTPLSLDLTSRVGMDELKALLGSQ